AAATGCACCTGACCGTGCTGAATCGAGTCCACTGGTGGTTCTTTAATGCCCACGACAAATTGTGCTTCATTCGGGGAGTCCACCAAGCCTAAACCCTGTGCCTTGTAGGCCTCATCTCCATAAATACGAATCTCACTTTTCTCCACTGTCAGCGGCAGACCTGTCTCTGCCAACTGCTTTGCATCTTTTGGTGTCAGTGGCGTTCGTCTTTCCCATTTATTTTTGTGTTCTTTTCGAATGACTGTATTAAGCATCACGATCTCCCCTATTCATCTTTCTTTGCGCAAGATAGGCACGTTTTTGCGCGGCAGCTGTGCGGAACTCACCGTCCGGCCCAATGGTGAACGGTTCATCATCCTCGCTTTCAAGTTTACGGCTATACAAGATGACCGCCTGCATGGCTATCTCACGTTGCGCTTCGGTCAATACCGTCCCGTCCGGCCATTTGCCAATTTCGACAGCTTCTTTCAGTGCTTCGTAAATCTCAGGCGTCAGTGCGTCAATAGCGTCCAGAAAGCTTTTCATCATAGGTCTCCTGTGGCACGCCGCGATTATACCCAGTCAGCCCCGAACTACCAAGCCGACTGAAATTGACCTATAATCGCGCTCTCCATTTTTCCACGCACCATGTCCAGATGAAACTCATCCACTA
This DNA window, taken from Gammaproteobacteria bacterium, encodes the following:
- a CDS encoding DUF1315 family protein → MKSFLDAIDALTPEIYEALKEAVEIGKWPDGTVLTEAQREIAMQAVILYSRKLESEDDEPFTIGPDGEFRTAAAQKRAYLAQRKMNRGDRDA